The Natronogracilivirga saccharolytica genome includes a window with the following:
- the hisD gene encoding histidinol dehydrogenase, whose product MEFSMLKNWNYEALDEEKLEQLCRRPRMDEADITRAVQDIIDDVRTNGDEAVLRLTEKFDGVRPDPLLRDVRKPDDIPVDDDVRKAFELAWHNLYQFHKAQIPQSIEVQTMPGVICRRESRPVASVGLYIPGGTAPLPSTTLMLGVPATLAGSSYKIIATPPDKNGGPPVEVELAAALAGIPRIYLAGGAQAIAAMAWGTKSIRKVDKVFGPGNQFVTTAKMLLQNSEAMVSMDLPAGPSEVMVVADENADPDFIATDLLSQAEHGEDSQVVLVTVGDMGPERIREAVERHLQQLPRADITRKALNHSFSVSTANMDQALEIVNRYAPEHLILQVDQPEAYTVGIQHAGSVFLGPWTPESVGDYASGTNHTLPTYGYARMYSGVSVDSFLKHITFQQLSREGLEAIGPAVMKMAEVEHLDAHKNAVDIRLKADNPARGSYDT is encoded by the coding sequence ATGGAGTTCAGCATGCTCAAAAACTGGAACTACGAAGCACTGGATGAAGAAAAGCTGGAGCAGCTCTGCCGGCGTCCCCGCATGGATGAAGCTGATATCACACGGGCAGTGCAGGATATTATAGATGATGTGCGGACAAACGGTGACGAGGCCGTGCTCAGGCTGACCGAGAAATTTGACGGTGTGCGCCCGGATCCGCTGCTCCGGGACGTACGGAAACCGGATGATATTCCCGTTGATGATGATGTCCGGAAAGCCTTTGAGCTTGCCTGGCATAATCTGTATCAGTTTCACAAGGCTCAGATTCCGCAAAGTATTGAAGTGCAGACCATGCCCGGGGTCATCTGCCGGAGGGAGTCAAGACCGGTTGCATCGGTCGGACTCTATATTCCCGGTGGAACTGCTCCGCTGCCATCAACAACGCTGATGCTGGGTGTTCCAGCAACGCTGGCCGGAAGTTCCTACAAAATTATTGCCACCCCGCCGGATAAAAACGGCGGACCGCCGGTTGAAGTTGAGCTGGCGGCGGCACTCGCCGGCATTCCCCGGATCTATCTGGCCGGGGGAGCTCAGGCCATCGCGGCAATGGCATGGGGAACCAAAAGTATTCGTAAGGTGGACAAGGTGTTCGGGCCGGGCAACCAGTTTGTAACGACAGCCAAAATGCTGCTTCAGAACAGTGAGGCGATGGTCAGCATGGACCTGCCGGCAGGGCCGTCCGAGGTGATGGTGGTTGCCGATGAAAATGCCGATCCCGATTTTATAGCAACCGATCTGCTGTCGCAGGCCGAACACGGTGAGGACAGCCAGGTGGTACTGGTCACGGTCGGCGATATGGGTCCTGAACGTATCCGCGAAGCTGTGGAGCGGCACCTTCAGCAACTGCCCCGCGCTGATATCACCCGCAAAGCACTGAATCACAGTTTTTCCGTTTCCACAGCAAATATGGATCAGGCGCTGGAAATTGTTAACCGGTACGCACCTGAGCATCTGATACTGCAGGTTGATCAGCCTGAAGCCTACACCGTCGGTATTCAGCATGCCGGCTCCGTGTTTCTGGGTCCCTGGACACCCGAAAGTGTCGGCGACTACGCATCCGGTACCAATCATACCCTGCCGACCTACGGGTATGCCAGAATGTACAGCGGCGTTTCCGTGGACAGTTTTCTGAAGCACATTACATTTCAACAGCTTAGCCGCGAAGGACTTGAAGCTATCGGTCCGGCTGTTATGAAAATGGCCGAAGTGGAACACCTTGATGCGCACAAAAACGCGGTGGACATCCGGCTGAAAGCAGACAACCCGGCAAGAGGCAGTTATGACACATAA
- the hisH gene encoding imidazole glycerol phosphate synthase subunit HisH, which yields MIAIIDYKAGNLASVSNAMERLQAQYRITNNTKVLDEADAVIFPGVGHAGSAMKDLQENGLDSWLQQTRKPVLGICLGMQLLYDETEEGPTRTLGIIPGKLIKFKPDLGKVPHMGWNQVTVSNPHPIMHNIAPDTHFYHVHSYYAPVTGHTVAVSHYTAPFAAVAVRDNFMGVQFHPEKSGQPGEQLLGNFLDLVYGRISEKKQ from the coding sequence ATGATAGCCATCATCGATTACAAGGCCGGCAACCTGGCATCGGTTTCCAATGCCATGGAGCGACTGCAGGCTCAGTACCGCATTACCAATAATACAAAGGTGCTTGATGAAGCGGATGCCGTGATTTTTCCGGGCGTGGGCCATGCAGGCTCTGCCATGAAAGATTTGCAGGAAAACGGCCTGGACAGCTGGCTTCAGCAGACGCGCAAACCGGTACTGGGAATCTGCCTCGGCATGCAGCTGCTGTACGATGAGACGGAAGAAGGGCCGACACGCACACTCGGGATCATCCCGGGGAAGCTGATAAAATTCAAACCTGATCTTGGTAAAGTTCCTCACATGGGCTGGAACCAGGTCACCGTCAGCAATCCCCATCCGATAATGCATAATATTGCACCTGATACTCACTTTTACCACGTGCACAGCTATTATGCACCGGTTACCGGTCATACGGTTGCCGTTTCACATTACACTGCGCCATTTGCAGCTGTAGCAGTGCGGGACAACTTTATGGGGGTCCAGTTTCATCCGGAAAAATCCGGTCAGCCGGGTGAGCAGCTTCTGGGCAATTTTCTGGATCTCGTTTACGGAAGGATTTCTGAGAAAAAACAATAA
- the hisC gene encoding histidinol-phosphate transaminase — translation MPDQKPIPEQFNPDPWVRPNIRTLTPYHAARDDFHEGILLDANENSFGPAIPTEEPLHRYPDTRLDHLRRKWAEFRGIAMEQVFVGVGSDEAIDILMRVFCEPGNDEIVITPPTYGMYKVAARVNNVSVVEAGLTPEFELDARSVLSRVSPQTKLIMLCSPNNPTGNVLSQEQIRQVLDGFEGLVVMDEAYVDFSEHGSLCPLMEQYPNLVILQTLSKAFGLAAIRMGAALAHPAVIEWMMKVKAPYNVNRLTADTALAAFDHAGRMQENVQKILSERRRLVSGLSGHPDLETVFPSDANFVLMRFRNAEAWCHHLAARGVIVRYRGDQLHCKNTLRITVGTPAENDRLIEEFNNRGSLER, via the coding sequence ATGCCCGATCAGAAACCGATACCGGAACAATTCAATCCCGATCCATGGGTACGACCGAACATCCGGACCCTCACCCCTTATCATGCGGCACGGGATGATTTTCACGAAGGAATCCTGCTTGATGCCAACGAGAACAGCTTCGGCCCGGCGATCCCGACCGAAGAGCCGCTGCACCGCTATCCCGATACCCGGCTTGACCATCTTCGCCGCAAATGGGCTGAATTCCGCGGTATAGCAATGGAACAGGTCTTTGTAGGTGTGGGAAGTGATGAGGCGATTGACATCCTCATGCGTGTGTTCTGTGAACCCGGCAACGACGAAATAGTCATTACACCACCAACATACGGCATGTACAAGGTGGCCGCGCGGGTGAATAATGTATCCGTGGTTGAGGCGGGGCTGACTCCGGAGTTTGAGCTTGATGCCCGTTCGGTACTGTCCCGGGTCTCGCCTCAGACCAAACTGATCATGCTCTGTTCTCCGAATAATCCCACCGGAAATGTGCTGTCGCAGGAACAGATCAGGCAGGTTCTGGATGGATTTGAAGGGCTTGTTGTCATGGATGAAGCCTATGTTGATTTCAGCGAACACGGCTCCCTGTGTCCGCTGATGGAGCAGTACCCCAATCTTGTGATTCTTCAGACACTGTCCAAGGCCTTCGGTCTGGCGGCCATACGGATGGGTGCGGCACTGGCTCATCCGGCTGTCATTGAATGGATGATGAAAGTCAAAGCGCCTTACAATGTCAACAGGCTGACAGCCGATACTGCGCTTGCCGCTTTCGACCATGCCGGACGGATGCAGGAAAATGTGCAGAAAATCCTGTCTGAGCGCCGGCGGCTGGTCTCCGGACTGTCCGGTCACCCGGACCTGGAAACCGTTTTCCCCTCGGATGCCAATTTTGTGCTCATGCGGTTCCGGAATGCCGAAGCGTGGTGTCATCACCTGGCAGCACGTGGGGTTATCGTACGCTATCGCGGCGACCAGCTGCACTGTAAAAACACACTGCGTATTACTGTCGGCACCCCCGCGGAGAATGACCGGCTTATCGAGGAGTTCAACAACCGCGGGTCACTCGAACGCTGA
- the yihA gene encoding ribosome biogenesis GTP-binding protein YihA/YsxC: protein MAKPVKKAEYLLSAPDLDHCPAGDKPEICFAGRSNVGKSSLINALTRRKRLAHTSNSPGKTRNLNYYVIDDSWYLVDLPGYGYAKISKKEQARWGREMKRYLLERKTLELVVVIVDIRHKPSVLDEEFMFWLAENGIPFCIILNKTDKISKTRVLQQKAAVSALLENMNIEVPVFTVSAQTPETIDDFFAFAMDFMQDAIKP, encoded by the coding sequence ATGGCCAAACCTGTCAAAAAAGCCGAATATCTGCTCAGTGCTCCGGACCTGGATCACTGTCCGGCCGGCGATAAACCCGAAATCTGTTTTGCCGGGCGTTCCAATGTCGGCAAGTCATCACTTATCAATGCCCTGACACGGCGCAAACGGCTTGCGCATACCAGCAATTCGCCGGGCAAGACCCGCAATCTGAACTACTATGTGATCGATGACAGCTGGTATCTGGTTGATTTGCCGGGATACGGTTATGCCAAAATTTCCAAAAAAGAGCAGGCGCGGTGGGGACGTGAGATGAAGCGCTATCTGCTGGAGCGAAAAACACTTGAGTTGGTGGTTGTTATTGTTGATATTCGTCACAAGCCATCGGTGCTTGATGAAGAGTTCATGTTCTGGCTGGCCGAAAACGGCATTCCATTCTGCATTATCCTGAACAAAACTGATAAAATTTCGAAAACCAGGGTACTTCAGCAAAAAGCCGCTGTTTCGGCCCTGCTTGAAAACATGAATATTGAGGTGCCTGTGTTTACAGTATCAGCGCAGACACCGGAAACTATTGATGACTTTTTTGCATTTGCCATGGACTTCATGCAGGATGCAATCAAACCATAA
- the hisB gene encoding imidazoleglycerol-phosphate dehydratase HisB, whose amino-acid sequence MAIRSLLIIDSEALAPDREGFLMRSGSIVALRKLFDSGIQPAGNPDDFGEHVAELLYQENIQFVNAYRQDDLLKNCEIIRVFVSDQGKLLLETPERNEDQDPSHPGTAGPDEYYSGLEFDGWEQLAAYLLGGYRTASHSRKTGETDISIKINLDGSGESHIDTGLPFYDHMLEQIARHGYMDIDITCKGDLEIDEHHTIEDTAIALGEAIGMALGDKRGIGRYGFVTAMDETRSLVAIDLSGRPWFVFEGEFRREKVGDFPTEMTSHFFHSLAMALQATLHVAVRGENDHHKIEACFKALARSLRQAVDRNENYRDILPSSKGLL is encoded by the coding sequence ATGGCAATTCGCTCACTGCTGATTATTGATTCTGAAGCACTGGCTCCGGACAGGGAAGGCTTTCTGATGAGGTCCGGTTCCATTGTCGCCCTGCGAAAACTTTTCGACAGCGGTATTCAGCCTGCCGGAAATCCGGATGACTTTGGTGAGCACGTCGCCGAGCTGCTCTACCAGGAAAACATCCAGTTTGTAAATGCCTACCGGCAGGATGACCTGCTGAAAAACTGCGAAATCATACGGGTATTTGTCAGCGATCAGGGGAAACTGCTGCTGGAGACACCGGAACGCAATGAAGATCAGGATCCGTCGCACCCCGGAACTGCCGGTCCGGATGAATATTACAGCGGACTGGAATTCGACGGATGGGAGCAGCTGGCTGCGTACCTGCTCGGGGGTTATCGCACCGCTTCACATTCACGCAAAACCGGCGAAACCGATATTTCGATTAAAATCAATCTGGACGGTTCGGGAGAGTCGCACATCGACACCGGGCTCCCCTTTTATGATCACATGCTGGAACAAATTGCCCGGCATGGCTATATGGATATTGACATTACCTGCAAAGGTGATCTGGAGATTGACGAGCACCACACCATCGAAGACACCGCCATCGCCCTGGGGGAAGCCATCGGCATGGCGCTGGGAGACAAAAGAGGTATCGGTCGATACGGATTTGTCACGGCCATGGATGAAACCCGCTCTCTGGTCGCCATCGATCTGTCGGGACGGCCATGGTTTGTTTTTGAAGGTGAGTTCCGGCGCGAAAAAGTGGGAGACTTCCCGACGGAAATGACCTCGCATTTTTTCCATTCGCTTGCCATGGCTTTGCAGGCGACGCTGCACGTTGCAGTTCGGGGTGAAAACGATCATCATAAGATCGAAGCCTGTTTCAAGGCTCTGGCCCGGAGTCTTCGTCAGGCGGTTGACCGCAACGAGAACTATCGCGATATTCTCCCTTCATCCAAAGGACTGTTATGA
- the hisG gene encoding ATP phosphoribosyltransferase, with protein sequence MNNNSSLRIAIQKGGRLSEKTLNLLENIGLEFDNYKNRILVPCRNYDVELLLIRDDDIPEYVQDGICELGFVGHNVTAESKADVTGLRALGFGKCRLSVAVPKNNGIKTLKDLDGCRIATSYPVLTRDHFEKQGIRIKTIEISGAVEIAPTLNVADAIADIVSTGGTLKTNGLVELETILNSQAELIQTNQPIDAHKSELIEKLLSRIGARQQAEKSRYIMMNAPSGAVERICDIIPSLKSPTVLPLAENDMVAIHSVIPTDRFWEVMEELKSAGASGIVILPIENMIV encoded by the coding sequence GTGAACAACAATTCTTCACTCAGGATTGCCATTCAAAAAGGTGGGCGGCTTTCCGAGAAAACACTCAATCTGCTTGAGAATATCGGGCTTGAGTTCGACAATTATAAAAACCGCATACTGGTCCCCTGCCGCAATTACGATGTGGAACTGCTGCTGATCCGCGATGATGATATCCCGGAATATGTTCAGGACGGCATCTGCGAGCTCGGTTTTGTCGGACATAATGTAACGGCCGAGAGCAAGGCCGATGTCACCGGTCTGCGGGCCCTTGGATTTGGCAAATGCCGGCTATCGGTTGCCGTACCAAAAAACAACGGAATTAAAACGCTCAAAGACCTTGACGGATGCCGCATAGCCACAAGCTATCCGGTGCTTACCAGAGACCATTTCGAAAAACAGGGCATCCGGATCAAAACGATCGAAATATCCGGCGCTGTGGAGATTGCTCCGACACTCAACGTGGCCGATGCCATTGCCGATATCGTTTCTACCGGCGGAACCCTGAAAACGAACGGACTGGTTGAACTTGAAACGATTCTGAACAGTCAGGCCGAACTGATTCAGACCAATCAGCCCATTGATGCCCACAAAAGCGAGCTTATCGAAAAGCTGCTGAGCCGGATCGGCGCCCGTCAGCAGGCGGAAAAAAGCCGCTACATAATGATGAACGCACCCTCCGGTGCCGTCGAGCGTATCTGTGACATCATCCCCTCCCTGAAAAGTCCGACCGTGCTTCCTCTTGCGGAGAATGATATGGTTGCCATCCATTCGGTAATTCCAACCGACCGTTTCTGGGAAGTGATGGAGGAGCTGAAAAGCGCCGGTGCGTCCGGAATTGTAATCCTGCCCATTGAAAATATGATCGTCTGA
- a CDS encoding alpha amylase family protein: MNKFVTAGTAILTTFALAALLSACDAEDTYDSDQEHIGEEHAISDGPAEEAPRRNILWFDASANFEWLSYPDSIDYYLDRSRDAGVTDVVLDLKPISGKVLYESEYAPKMTTHHQSGYTRDTDADVVQYFIDASRERGLTSHFSINVFVGGHNFHNTGLVYDDPDKEDWQAINYTPDGFRPITDFDEKYSAMLIPSHPDVQQFNLDVMREIIEMYDFDGVILDRVRFDGIQSDFSDVSRKAFEEYLGTGLERFPEDIYEWVEKEHPDNGDNGAEHKREPGPKYQDWLAWRTSVIYDFMKRAREVAKETDPDIIFGNYTGAWYPVYYEVGVNYASQQYDPSEEYEWANEDYRKYGFAALLDLFTTGNYFFEVTEEEVEALNEEEVERHEAGMGTTLDFWYSVQGSARITREVVMGDTPIYCGLYVEQYDEHPDQFVRASRKCREESDGLMIFDIIHIINYDWWDVLEEGMNGSH; the protein is encoded by the coding sequence ATGAACAAATTCGTTACGGCAGGCACTGCCATCCTGACAACATTCGCACTGGCAGCGCTTTTATCAGCATGTGACGCTGAAGACACCTACGATTCAGACCAGGAACATATCGGTGAAGAACATGCCATTTCTGATGGCCCTGCTGAAGAAGCACCAAGACGCAACATCCTCTGGTTTGATGCATCCGCCAATTTTGAATGGCTGAGCTATCCCGACTCGATCGACTATTATCTCGATCGTTCCCGCGATGCCGGGGTTACCGATGTGGTGCTTGACCTGAAACCCATTTCCGGAAAAGTTCTCTACGAAAGCGAATACGCCCCGAAAATGACCACCCATCACCAAAGCGGTTACACCCGGGACACCGATGCGGATGTGGTGCAGTATTTCATTGACGCCTCCCGCGAACGGGGCCTGACCAGCCATTTCTCGATTAACGTGTTTGTCGGCGGACACAACTTCCATAACACCGGCCTGGTATATGATGATCCGGATAAGGAGGACTGGCAGGCCATCAATTATACGCCTGACGGTTTTCGCCCCATTACCGATTTTGACGAAAAGTATTCGGCCATGCTGATTCCGTCTCATCCTGATGTGCAGCAGTTCAACCTGGATGTGATGCGGGAAATCATCGAAATGTACGACTTTGACGGAGTGATACTTGACCGGGTCCGCTTTGACGGAATCCAGAGTGATTTCAGCGATGTTTCCCGAAAGGCTTTTGAAGAATACCTCGGCACGGGACTTGAGCGGTTTCCGGAAGATATCTACGAGTGGGTGGAAAAAGAGCATCCGGACAACGGTGACAATGGCGCCGAACACAAACGGGAGCCCGGACCCAAATATCAGGACTGGCTGGCATGGCGGACATCGGTGATCTACGACTTTATGAAGCGGGCGCGCGAAGTCGCCAAAGAAACCGATCCGGACATCATTTTCGGCAATTACACGGGTGCCTGGTACCCGGTCTATTATGAAGTGGGCGTTAATTACGCCAGTCAGCAGTATGACCCGTCTGAGGAATACGAATGGGCAAACGAAGATTATCGTAAATACGGCTTTGCCGCGCTGCTCGATCTTTTCACTACCGGAAACTATTTCTTTGAAGTGACGGAAGAGGAGGTCGAAGCCCTGAATGAGGAGGAGGTCGAGCGCCATGAAGCCGGCATGGGCACCACTCTGGATTTCTGGTATTCCGTACAGGGGTCAGCCCGGATCACCCGGGAGGTCGTTATGGGAGACACTCCGATATACTGCGGCCTTTATGTGGAGCAATATGATGAGCATCCGGATCAGTTTGTGCGGGCATCCCGAAAGTGCCGGGAAGAGTCGGACGGGCTTATGATATTTGACATCATCCACATCATAAACT
- the purF gene encoding amidophosphoribosyltransferase, with protein MSDKPHDYCGIFGIYNHPEAAVHTYYGLHALQHRGQESAGIVTSWFDPEKSIPVMPQHKGFGLVLNVFENQKIFTEKLLGHAAIGHNRYSTSGAAANAQNIQPFRVHYKNGNLAIAHNGNLTNAAALRKMLEERGVIFQSTSDTELILHLISHSDKSTQLDQILDALGQIEGAYCLLLLTDEKLIAVRDPNGFRPLVLGKKDESWVVASETCAFDINQVELIRDIKPGEVLIIDRQTMESGMPRSLHLEPIHGTGDSQCIFEYVYFSRPDSRIFGENTDKVRRKIGKYLAKEFPIPDVTSTRTDKVPIVISVPDSSNTAALGYAHENQKQGNDCKYEIGLIRNHYVGRTFIAPGQASRDVKVRTKFNTVKGVLKDRVVFLVDDSIVRGTTSAHLVNMIRNAGPKEIHFLVSSPPIMHPCYYGMDFPSPEELIANVHRGNIEDIARSIGADSLHYLSPEGLVDAVREANPEGRGFCTACFTGKYPVPVSSRMLKEENEYY; from the coding sequence ATGTCCGACAAACCTCACGATTATTGCGGAATTTTCGGGATTTACAACCATCCCGAGGCTGCCGTACACACCTATTACGGACTTCATGCACTGCAGCACCGGGGACAGGAATCAGCTGGTATTGTAACTTCCTGGTTCGATCCGGAAAAAAGTATTCCGGTCATGCCCCAGCACAAGGGCTTCGGTCTGGTTCTGAATGTATTTGAAAACCAGAAAATCTTTACCGAGAAGCTCCTCGGACATGCTGCCATCGGACACAACCGGTATTCCACATCCGGTGCCGCCGCCAATGCGCAGAATATTCAGCCTTTTCGGGTGCATTACAAAAACGGCAACCTGGCCATTGCCCACAACGGGAACCTGACCAATGCGGCAGCACTGAGGAAGATGCTTGAAGAGCGCGGTGTCATTTTTCAAAGCACATCCGACACCGAGCTGATTCTCCACCTGATATCACACAGTGACAAATCGACCCAGCTTGATCAGATTCTGGACGCACTTGGCCAGATAGAAGGAGCATATTGTCTTCTGCTTCTGACCGATGAAAAACTGATCGCCGTCAGAGACCCCAACGGATTTCGTCCGCTGGTACTCGGCAAAAAGGATGAAAGCTGGGTTGTAGCCAGCGAAACCTGTGCGTTTGACATAAACCAGGTTGAGTTGATCCGTGACATCAAACCGGGCGAAGTGCTCATTATTGACCGGCAGACGATGGAAAGCGGAATGCCGCGTTCACTGCATCTGGAACCCATACACGGAACCGGCGACAGCCAGTGCATATTCGAATATGTCTACTTTTCGCGTCCGGACAGCCGCATTTTCGGTGAAAACACCGATAAAGTCCGCAGAAAAATCGGAAAGTATCTGGCCAAAGAGTTCCCCATACCTGATGTGACATCTACCCGGACCGACAAGGTGCCCATTGTCATATCGGTGCCCGACTCCAGCAATACGGCCGCCCTCGGGTATGCCCACGAAAATCAAAAACAGGGCAATGACTGCAAGTACGAGATCGGGCTCATCCGGAACCATTATGTCGGACGCACCTTCATTGCACCCGGACAGGCCTCGCGGGATGTAAAAGTCCGCACCAAATTCAATACGGTCAAAGGTGTGCTGAAAGACCGTGTTGTTTTTCTGGTCGATGACTCCATTGTGCGCGGAACCACATCAGCGCACCTGGTCAATATGATCCGCAATGCCGGACCGAAAGAGATCCACTTTCTGGTCAGCTCACCTCCCATTATGCACCCTTGTTATTACGGCATGGATTTTCCGAGTCCGGAAGAGCTGATCGCCAATGTTCATCGCGGCAATATTGAGGATATCGCCCGCTCCATCGGAGCAGATTCCCTCCACTATCTGTCACCCGAAGGACTGGTTGACGCTGTCCGTGAAGCGAACCCCGAAGGACGGGGATTCTGCACCGCATGCTTTACCGGAAAGTATCCTGTACCCGTCAGTTCACGCATGCTGAAAGAGGAAAACGAGTACTACTGA
- the serA gene encoding phosphoglycerate dehydrogenase — translation MAYKALLLDGVDAVCGEILKERGFEVTDKGKIPPDELESIIGDYDAMVVRSATKVTADLLAKAKNLRVVGRAGVGVDNIDLDAATRSGVLVMNTPDGNTISTAEHTCGLILAVSRNIAAAVASLKEGRWDRKKYLGTEVHGKTLGVIGLGKIGSNVAARMKSFGMNVIGYDPFTTHERADEMGVKMMEIDDILAQADYLTVHTPLTDQTRGLISLKNAGKIKQGMFLINCARGGIFEEKDLPELIDRNIIKGAALDVYSQEPPSEEVAEILKHPGIVCTPHLGASTQEAQGKVAEQIAAQIADAIEQKGFEGSINGKSIALSTNKEVQPFLELAERFGRLLSQIAPRHINELSITYSGTCARHSQVITDSLLSGFLKGSVDDVVNLINARFHAESRGLKLSETQSKEPQTYSDLITVDLGSSADYRKLSATPFGDGDYRIVSIDGFSIEINLEGEIIIYRNIDQPGMLAATSGALAQRDINIASLSLGRDLKNAQAITAFTVDTKLDDTDLEYIDDIDGVNVVKYISL, via the coding sequence ATGGCTTACAAGGCATTATTACTTGACGGCGTAGATGCCGTATGCGGGGAAATACTTAAAGAAAGGGGTTTCGAGGTCACCGACAAAGGCAAAATTCCTCCGGATGAACTTGAAAGCATTATTGGGGATTATGATGCCATGGTTGTCAGGAGCGCAACCAAAGTAACTGCCGACCTGCTTGCAAAGGCAAAAAATTTAAGAGTTGTGGGCAGAGCCGGTGTAGGTGTTGACAATATCGACCTGGATGCAGCCACCCGCTCCGGTGTGCTGGTCATGAATACACCTGACGGCAATACCATTTCCACGGCCGAGCACACATGCGGGCTTATACTTGCCGTATCGCGCAACATAGCGGCTGCTGTGGCTTCCCTGAAAGAGGGCCGGTGGGACCGGAAAAAGTATCTCGGAACCGAGGTGCACGGGAAAACCCTGGGTGTGATCGGGCTTGGAAAAATCGGGTCAAATGTTGCGGCCCGCATGAAATCCTTCGGAATGAATGTGATCGGCTACGATCCGTTCACCACACATGAGCGCGCCGATGAAATGGGCGTGAAAATGATGGAAATCGATGACATTCTCGCTCAGGCGGATTACCTCACCGTACACACTCCCCTTACGGACCAGACACGCGGTTTGATCAGTCTTAAAAACGCAGGAAAAATCAAACAGGGAATGTTCCTGATCAATTGTGCCCGTGGCGGAATTTTTGAAGAGAAAGACCTCCCCGAACTGATCGACCGGAACATCATCAAAGGGGCTGCCCTGGATGTCTACAGCCAGGAACCACCCTCCGAGGAGGTTGCCGAAATTCTGAAACATCCGGGCATTGTATGCACGCCGCACCTCGGGGCTTCCACCCAGGAGGCGCAAGGCAAGGTAGCCGAACAAATTGCCGCACAAATCGCTGATGCCATCGAACAGAAAGGCTTTGAGGGAAGCATCAACGGCAAGTCGATCGCACTGAGCACCAACAAGGAGGTGCAACCGTTTCTGGAGCTGGCGGAGCGTTTTGGCCGGCTGCTATCGCAGATTGCACCGCGGCATATCAATGAACTTTCCATTACCTACTCCGGAACCTGTGCACGCCACTCCCAGGTGATCACCGACTCATTGCTCAGCGGCTTTTTAAAAGGCAGTGTGGATGATGTGGTCAATCTGATCAATGCCCGGTTTCATGCCGAGTCGCGCGGTCTGAAACTCTCCGAAACACAAAGCAAGGAGCCGCAGACCTACTCCGACCTGATTACAGTCGACCTGGGCAGCAGTGCCGATTACAGAAAACTTTCAGCCACTCCGTTCGGTGATGGCGACTATCGGATTGTAAGCATTGACGGGTTCAGTATTGAAATCAATCTCGAAGGTGAAATCATCATCTATCGCAATATTGACCAGCCGGGTATGCTTGCGGCCACCAGCGGTGCGCTTGCCCAGCGCGATATCAACATCGCCTCACTCAGTCTCGGCAGGGATCTGAAAAATGCCCAGGCCATAACGGCATTTACGGTGGACACCAAGCTGGACGATACCGATCTGGAGTACATTGATGACATCGACGGTGTGAACGTGGTAAAATACATCAGCCTCTGA